Below is a genomic region from Zonotrichia leucophrys gambelii isolate GWCS_2022_RI chromosome 1A, RI_Zleu_2.0, whole genome shotgun sequence.
CACATACTTCAGAtactgctgcagcagaaaatgagcaataattctctccagctcctctcGAGGGTGCTTGGGTGGAGTAACTTCAGGCACCCTGAATTTGGATACACCTTTCCCAGACCAGGCATCGATTAATTTCAGTGGGGTGAGTTTCTCATTCATGCTGTCAGCTTGCTCAAGGATCTTTATTAGATCCCTGCAGTATCCTGTTACATCCAGCTTCTCACATGCTGCAAGTAAAAGTAAAGGAACATTTAAACAGAAATGTAGTTATACATATTGTTATATGTAGCTATAAATACATATCTTTGTGCTACATAAtagcaaagctttttttttgttttgcttttaaactaACTTGGCCACAGCAGGCCACCAAAAACTGATATTCATAACAAACTCTGCACCTTGAAAACAGTCAGTAATACAAGCACAGGTCACAAAATTTGTTCAGAGTTTTTCTACACGAGGTATTTCTTTAAATCACCTTTTCCCATGTTCCCTGTCCTTTACCTACCATTCTCTCTGCAGCAGTTATCACACATTCTGTTGCAGTTGGCAGAATCCCACACCTCATCAAAGTGGTGAGCTATGAGCACCCGGCGACacctgaggagcagagagcagagggggGCTATGGATCCCAGGTGGGTTTGTCACACCTGCCTTATACAGCATGAAATGGCAAAAAAGGTCCTAGGGACAGCTCAGATCTCAGAACAAGCACAAAGAATTATCAGAGGAAAAATCAGAGAACAAATGCAGCAACACCAGTATTCCCTATCAGCTGTGCCAATACTGGTGTAGGCAGTTTGGTTGAAGCACAAGAGTACAATCTGCAGTTTcaagagaatgaaaaatggTAAGAATATGAACTCATGGTTACACTGAGGCCACAAAAGGCTTTACTGGGTTGCACCAGTTTTGGTCCCAGATACACATTTTCCATGAATATTCCAAATATCACAGTGAAGCAGGTGAAGCAACAAACACACCTGGATTCCTATGTGGCCATTAAACACTGTAGCTCATAGCCAAAACCACAGAACTCCAGTATTTCCTCTGACTGGGATCTGAAATCCAAACAGTGTTTGTTGACAGATACTTCACCTCAACACAACCACTTCCAGAATTGTATCCTGAAGCTGGCAAGCTTGCTCCTGTTTTtgtgggtggttttgtttggtgatgggttcattttggttttcaggttttttctttagttttttttttttttttttttttttttccaaacgccccctaaaacccccccaaaaaattagCCCATTTAAAAACTAAGCAACCAAGCCAGCACAGTAACTTACTTGCTCATATTTTGGCAATAAGAGACCATATCATACAGCTTCTCTTGGCCAACATTTTCCATCACCACCATTGAGCTGATTCTGAATATATCTCCAAACCCATAATACAAAATGCAGTCAGCTTTTTGGTCATCTCTACCTGCAATGCATTAAAATGAACAGATAATTACAATTTCAATCAATTGCCCCTCAAGTTCTTTGATAAACTCTTCTCCAGATAGAGTCATATCTGTCTTTAAAAAAGTAATGAGATTAACAAGATCAAATAACACCAAAACACTGCAAAACATTTTTGGGGGTGGAGTTTGGCCATAACAGGTATTTAATGCTGCCAAACATTGATCAATCCTTaaaattccctgctccagactCGTTCTTGTATTTCTGAAATTCATACAATGATTAAACATCATCTAGAGGCAATCTGAGCAAATCACACATCCCAGGTGctgtacaaaataaaaaaaaattaaaattgtataTCAAATCTGTGTCATGTTATCCTGGTAAGCCAAGATTTGATAGAAAATCAGGTATTTAAAAAGATGCTAGATAGCCAGTTATTCTTTGTTACACTGCAGTAGAGGCCTGGTCATGAATTCAGTTTATATTTAAAGCCTCTTTACAGAGGCAATTTCATTACACCCTTTGAAAACTGTCCCAAAGCCAAGAAACTTTGCACAACTGCCTGGAAAACTGAAGGACAGTTTTGCTGGTGTCATGGATGTCAATGGCAACTTGGCAAAAGCCACCTCCTGCAGTACCTGCACGTCCACTCTCTTGGTAATAGTTTTCCATGGACTTGCTCATAGAGTGATGGATTACAAACCTCACATCAGGTTTATCAATTCCCATGCCAAAAGCAACAGTTGCCACTACCacctgtgaaaaagaaaatgattgAGAAATCATCAAGCTACCAAATCACAATTTGTTTAAATAAGACGTAAGTCCATGTAAAGTATTTACTTAACCTGGATTTGATTTGTTGCCCATCCTTTATGAACTTTGGTTTTATATTTAGGATCCATGTTTGCATGGTAAGTCCCTGCCTTGATTCCCAGTTTCTGCAAACTCATAGTAACTTGCTCAGAATCCTTCTGAGAAAAGCAGTAAACAATTCCTGCACAAAAGTGAAAGAGGCCTCATCGTAATGCCTTAAAAAGGCCAAACAATTCCCAGTAGTTAAAAACAATTGTGAAAGTTTTATTAGCttatgaaataattaaaaagcattATACAGTCTTTGTGCATATTTAGTCCATAGTATTGGTATTTATGAATGAAAATTCACTTATCAGCTTGGACCTGAAGGCGAAAGAGAAAATGCAGGTGCCAATCCATAGAACCATGGAAGCATACTGTAAATACTCAAGGAGGACAATGTTTATTAAAGCTTTTTAAAGGGGCTATGCCTTATGATATCTATGGCATCTCACCTGAGGTTTCAGTTAAATCTGCCTTTTGTCATTAGTCAGGCTGGGCTAAGTCAGGGATCACACACAAAGCCAGATGATTTTGAATCATCTTAGCACAGTTtgtgctcagggagctgctcctcccagccacagagctCCAACCAGAGACACGGACAGACTGCTGCTCCAGAACCTGGGTTCTGCTGCCTTAGCAAGATGTCTCTCCTCTTTATTTCCACTACAGAGTTTACTGACTGCACAAGTTCAACTTTTACAGTTCTGCTTTTATCTGCAATTCACCCCATAACACCCATTCTAGGCTCTGAGTAACAGATGACTCTTCTGATCAAATATGAAAAAACATGGTAAAGATAGCAAGTATCCTGACACATGGCAGAAAACAATGTGTGATTTAATAACAGAGATCAGCTCTTCTGAGCCTTGCATTTACAATCTTAAACCTTCCTATCATTACCTATGTAACCTTTGTTCTATAGACATCAACATTCCAGTTCAATACTTCGGAAGATACGAGTAAACTGTAAAGACATTTAAACACTAATGAATGAAGAGAGAAATTATTCAAGGTATGGATCTTactaaatttcatttattctaATTCTGCCTTCATCATACATTAAACATCCAGAATTTCTCTACATGCTTCAAGATCATTTGAAAACATCCCAACATCCTTGCAATGATGAAGGTTAAgaagataatgtgtcttttgAGACATTTTTTACCTGACAGTCCTTTGTATCTTCCATTAATGGTCTTAACTATGTCCTCTATGAAATCTTCATTATTTGAAGGTTTATGCCGAACCTCAAAAATACATTAAGCACATGTCAGATTTCAAGCAGGCAAACAGTCTGCcaactttattttactttcccCAGTATAATAAACACAACTATTCCAACCTACTAAAAATAATTACCGTATTCTTTTTATGAACAGTCAGATTACAACTCAAAAGTCCAttgaaaaataaaccccaagaCAAAGCTGCAAGCTTTCCCCGCCAAGAACAATAAACAAACCCGTGGACAAAGTGAAAATACAGAACAACAGAATAATTCATAAGAACTTTTTTCCAACAGGTTGAAGCAGTCTGAGCCTGctgcctgcccctctccctgcaggagaCAGCACAAACCAGGTAGCAAGACCTACCTCATAGTAAAGGTTGGGCCTGTTGAAGGAAGCAGTAAAGGTAATGCACTTCTGAACGTGCAAAATGCTCTGAGCATCCTTTAAAACATGATTGGTAGCTGTTGCTGTCAATCCAATCAAGGGAGTATTGGGAAACTGTCTTTTCAGGATACCAAGAGACTTGTAGTCtaagcaagaaaagaaaaagggaagagaaaaagatttCTCATGCCACAAATGCAAACTTAAAAAAGGCATTCTTGTAGACAGTATTTAATGGGGtaatactgaaataaatgttATTATTGCTAATCTACTACAGAACTAATTTATACATCTAAAGGAAGTAACAAGCAAGTTGCACTTAGCAAAAGAAATGTCTTCTAATTGAGTTTTAAAGACtctatcacagaatcatttgggttggaagacaCCTTAAAGACaatcttgttccaaccccctgccataaGAGGGGAgatcttccactatcccaggttgctcagagccccatccaacctggccttggacacctccagggatgaggcatccacaacttctctgggcagcctgtgccagtgcctcaccaccctcacagttcTTCCTAATACCCAGTCTAATCCTACCCTCAATTTCAAGCCCTTCCCCCTTGGCCTCTCACTCCAAGCTCTTGtaaaaattccctctccagTTTCCTTTGAGGCTCCCTCcaggtactgaaaggctgcaattaTCAGCCACAATTCAGACGGCAAAAATGAATGGAAGTAGAAATTCTTCAAAAGTTAGAAAAATATGTGTGGCATTGTATTAACCAACATTCAGGTTATTTTGAAGGTTTGTTTTTACAAAGATCTTTTGAGTAAACAGAGCTTTTCTAATAAACAAGCAATGCAGAATTTGGATACATATACCAGAGTGtaataagaaaaaatttaaaggtTCAGTACTGACAATCACCTGCTGCCTTTGAACAGAAGTGCAGCCAGAGGTACACATCCAAATTCCACACTGCCTGTTGAACCAGCCTGGCTCTTGGCTCAGGCACCACTTCTTAGCAAAACTGCTAAGAGTGACTTTACAGTTAATATTGCTTCAAATCAGGTTTTCTTTCATAGACAAAGAAACAGCAAGTGACAATATTGTACAGTCtccaagagaggaaaaagactGAAGCACACTTTCTTTCCCTGTAAGCAAAGGGAATTTGCTTCCACTTACTTTAGAGATGATTAAAATATATCTCATGAATTTACAAAATGCTGTATCTCTTTCATCAGAAGGGCCAGGGAGTGGTGTGCAGAATGACACTTTCATATAGCAGATTAAAGTAACTGTAATCCATATTAAAGATGCCATAAGAAAGCTTTGATTTTATAAAGCCCCaattaaaaaaagcagaataagTAATTTTTCAGAATACTGACAGCAAAATCTATGTTGAAATCATCATTTGCATGACCTTAGCTCCTGCATGATTTGTGAATTAAAGTCCTTGAGCTAACACAGGTATGTGTCACACATTAAGAATTCACTTGACACAGGAAGGAAGCAGCTGGCCTTATTTCAGCTCATGactgcctgcctgctgcctgagcagccctgcagagggatttCTGAGCAGCATACCAGGCCTGAAGTCGTGGCCCCACTGACTGCAGCAGTGCACCTCATCCACGGCGATGCGAGCCAGGCACCCAGCCTGGTAAGCCTTCTCCAGCTTGGACATGAACATTTTGCTCTTTGCAATCTTCTCTGGGGTCACATAAATGAGCTTCAGCTGGGAATTCTtcttcagcatttctgtgtgcACCCACTTCACGTGTTCCTGttcaaaaaaaaccagacagcAGGGAGTGACAAACTGGGACAACACACTGGAGTGCTTAGTGCTAAGGCTCTTAGGAGGTGATGAGCAACTCATAAGGTGTAATTAACAGGGACTGATAAAGTGTTCCACAGCACTGACTGCTATAAGCCTATGTAGAAGATTACTGTATATGAAATGGTTGTTTTAGTACTTAGAAAATCTGTGCTGGAACTTTGAAGAAGCAAAGTGTTGAATATGTCTTTGCTCCATTGGGTGGTATCAATATTTCTCCAATAAACTGTGATGTAACAAACTTCCCTGTCATACTAAAAGTGTAAAATAATTCCTTGCACACCAGAGCAGTTTTTATTACTGAGTTTTCAGAGCCCTCTGCATCAAAGTAGGCTTCAAGTCTGGCACATTGGATCAAGCCAGACACTTATCAAATCCAGTGTCATGTGCAAGTTAATGATCACAGCCTCCTGCTAGTCAGGAAATTAACTGTAAAAAGCAACTGTCTAGTAAGAGACTGGGAAATGAGTTGCTTCTGGGCCTCTGGATCAAACAGCTCACCCCCCTATAGTAAGAGATAAATAATTATATGTAAAAGCCTGCACTGCTCAACATGgtaaaagaagacaaaaatcacCTACTCCAAGTCTAGAAACTGAGTAAAAATCTACAACCCACATCAGCCAAAGGCACTTCACACCCTCTAAACAGCCCCAAGAAATCTATTTATTCCACACATTGTGTTGGTTCCCATGTGTTGTTGTCACTAAAACATGAACACAAGATACTTAAGCACCTTTCCCACATCACAGCACACTCCTGGCCAGATACTGTTGCTAGAACAGCATGAGCTGATAAATCTGCCTCATCCATTCAATATTCACAAGTAACTACACAGAGGGGAGACACCAGCACATTCACCACAAAACACAAGAACTTATACACACCTTGCTGCTTGAGGCATTTAACAAAGCTGCAGAGATACCAAGCTGTTCCAAAACCATCAGCTGATCTTCCATGAGAGATATCAAAGGACATATCACCAGTGTGAAACCTGTAACAATCAACCATTGTGCAGTTCAGATGTCACAAATATCTCCTCTAATTCTTTACACTGATGCATCAGTCCTGCTCTGAAGAAACTGCCAAATGTAAGCTCAAGCTTCATACACAGCAGGGGATTCCCCTCCTAGACAGCTGACAAGTGAGTGCCAGATCACATGGGGTAATTCTTATTAAATGCCCACAACACACACCTCCTCTTAGGATCTAGACCACAAACACAACTTATCTCTAACGGATAAGAGTATGAAAATATACAAAAGAAAAGCTAGATATTGTGGCATGAGGTGCTGATTTGCCACAGAACTGAGCAGTGATAGGGAGTGGTAAATTTGGCCTTTGTGAATAAGTCAACTTCCAATGCAACTGAAagagttattaaaaataaaccaaccaaacaagACCCACACCAAATAATGTTCGTTCTCCAAATAACtacaaaagggagaaaatgaatctatttctttatattatgtcctttttttttccttacatacCATCAGAACAGACAGCTGGTAACTGGTAACAAAGGCTCTTCCCACCACCTGTGGGCATGACAAGAAATATATCCTTCCCTGCCATTGCAGCATTTACTGTTTCAAGCTGCAGTGATCTAAACTTCTGGAGTTTAAATTGGCTCTGCAATGCAGTTTTTATCTTCTCATACCATGGAAAATctgttaagggaaaaaaaaaaacaactcaacAAACACATTCCAtaagcaaattaaaatattcaatatCTAAATCATCCCTTCTTCTTATAACTGAATCTAGCAGTGACACAATTTTAGATCTGGGAAAGTGTTTAAGGATTCATAATGGCAGAAAAAGTTCCACACAACCTGAGTCTGGATACACCATATTCTAGGGTGGACCTTTAAAAACTCAAATTATAAACACAATTCACCTCCACGCCAAAGCTCTCATTGCACATGAATGTGAACTAAtgtgaaaaactgaaaacagatgAACTTCAGAGTGCTAATGAGCATGTTAACTCATTAGTCCAAAATAACTAGAAATTAGAAACCCaccctgaaaataaataaaaccaaacactGAGCCCTACAGTAGTTACTCACATGCTTCCCTCATACAAACGCAGCAATTACAAACAGCATAAAGAAGGAGGgatatattttttccaaatattccaTCAATAATAAggatttatttaagaaaataaagagggagaaaagttgTTTAAtcttccccaaaatcaccaccCCAACACGCTTATAataggtttttcttttctccaatAAAGACCTAaagactgcatttttaaaagatgtaaTACTGTAAAAACTTAAATTATGCTTCCTGATAGATAATTTTAGTACTACTAAAACTAAAATGCAGAAGAACTGTGAGAGCTCCAGGTTACACCATGTGCAAAGCAAGAATTAATTCTGGGACTTGAGGTGACATTGCAGAGAAATTTacaaaaaatttacaaaaagcCAAGTTAAAATCCAAGGCTCTTGAAGCCTTGAAGCCTTGGCTCTTGAAGCCAAGAAAAGTCTCCCACTGGCCTCCATGAGCTTTAAACTGGGAACAAATTTGCTGCTCTTGTTTAATACACACACAGCATCTGACTGCAAAGACAATAATTTTCAAAGCACAGGAGGTGAGAATCAGGCATTGAGCAACACAAACCAAATGATTTGTTCAATAGCATAATTTGCAATGATAAAGTATCAATATTCTCACTATTCTTACATAGGCATAATACCTCTCAAATACAGATAAATATGGATTCAActacaaaattaatttcattttttacaaTCCAAAACAAGCTTATATGTACAATAGATATAAGCATTTacaaattgaaaattaaattaaaaaggagaaaaaaagaaatcaaaatatctGAGTCATATGTGGCAAGGCATAACATGGCCAAGAAGCAACAACCATTCAGGACTTCAGCTAATGCCTAACTTGGAACACAGCAGCCCTCACACCACCATGAGGCACTTGCCACTTGCACTAATTCTACAATAATAATGTATTCTAGGTTATTTTTGGCAGTCAGCACCTATCTAATTTGCATTAATTTGGTAAGACAGTGAGGCTACATAACCCATCACAAACACTACCAATGTCCTACCCACTCAAGCAAGAGGAAAcacaaaaccagtaaaaaccaACTCTAAGTCCAAATTTGTCATTATCAAACCCTGACAAATTCCAAAGCAATTTGTTTTAGAACAGAAACAAGGAGAAGTATAGCAGTATAAACATTTAGTATACAAGTATTGCAATAAAAATTTACTCTGGCATTCTAAGAGCAAATCAGATCAAATTGTGACTTCATAACAAGCAAAGAATTAAAGCAGTTATAACGGGCCACTCTGAGAGAACTGATAATTCTGCCCAGAACAACTCAATTAGAGTTTAGGAATGTCCAGTGAGACAAGTACAAATATtaccccatttccctggcatgTCAGTCAGctgattaaaattaaataggACAACATCATTATCCAAACAAAATTCTGTATGAGTGCATTTTACCCTACTGGATTAGTTCACCTTTCTGTTAAAATATTAGACTTTGACTCTGCAAACCTTTTTTGTTCCATTCCTCAGCTGAGGTTTCAGTGTCTTTACTTCCACCTGCCTCCACATCTCCTGAGGACTGTTTTATCAGATTCTTTACTCTCATCTTTTTCTGAAGAAGCTCCTGCTGCTTATCCACAAGTTCCTGGATCTGCATCTCCACTGCTTGCAGCTCATTCTCAATGGACACCAGCAcctcctccagcactgcagggagagaCAAGGGGAAGGCACAATAGAGACCACAGCCATGTGCTGATGCAGCTTTTAATTGTGTTATTTGTACTCCAGCCAGTGATCAAGCTGTTAAGAAAGGCTTTATTTACACGTGAGAAGCAACATTAACCCGAGCAAGTTAAACTCCTCTGGAGTTGTAAACAGGGCCATTAGCAACAAGCCCTGTTCATGCACCAAGATCTGTCTCCTCCACAGAACAAAAGgatgtgctgggcagcagggttTGGGTAGAGGGAAAACGTTTTATCCATCCTTCAGATGTGAAAGAAGTGAAGCAAATGCTCCCCAAAAGCTTGAGTCACACAAGTGACTCTCTGGCAGGAATTGCCTCTTTCCATCCCAACATGCATGTGTGTGAATTGCAGATTGTGTTCTAGAATCCAGTCCCTGGAGTCTAAAGGAATAATCAACACACACACCTGCATGCCAAGCATGTACTCCAGAGCCAGGCCAGAAAAGCATCAGAAGGAATTACTTCCTCCCCCACACCCAGAAAACCCAAGAGATTTTGGCCCATCCAGAGCAGACATGGTAATATGGttatggaaacaaaaatgtgtgatatggaaaaaatatcttcatttcAAATAGCACAAAATGGTGACAAGTGTCTTCCTAAATGCCCACTGCTACTCAGCAGAAAACAGTTAAGAGTATCTTAAAATATgaagcacatttttaaaatattgaaaaccaAGTAATTCCCTTGACAAACTTGATTTTCATCCTACAAtagcttgggttggaagggaccttaaagctcatctcatgCCAACTCCCCTgccactggagcaggttgctcagaggcCCATCCAACCATGCCTTgaacttccagggatggggcattttGGTTTAGTTTCACCTAAGACATAAAAAGCTATCCagtaaaagaattttttcttcaaatcttACGTATAGTAGCACAGATCCCACAAGCTGTTTCATGCATACATTAAATTAATGTAAATAACATCAGGTGGTTGTGTCTTGTTAGCTAAGAGACAGCAAAATGAACATATGGAATATAAATCATGGATTACCTGCAACAGCTGTCATCTTTGGAGATTCAAGAATGTTATCTTTAGGAGACCTTATTTAACCAAGCAACTGtcactaaaaagaaaatgaaataaatacattttaaaatatatattataagtAAACCTTCTCAACTTAGAACAAATTTTCTGCAGGAGATTCTTCATTACCAGAGCTGTTGATGTAACAGTTTAAGCACTGGTTAATTGAATTTGCTCACTAGATGACAACtgctttttctctcctgcaATATGGATAAACACAAACTCACAACTAATTCCCAAGGCCACAGCTCACCAGGCTTCTAAATGAATCCAAGTGAAGTTCAACCAAGTCATGCATTCCCTGCAAGAGGAATGCTCTAAGGCAGACCACTCACTCACCAAGTGCTCATGGCCATTTTTGATCTCCTCAAAGCTTATTTTACAGAAAAGTCTGGACACATTATATTGTGCCCCTTAGAAAGGCAGCCACCATAACACCTACAGGATCTGTTAGGAGGAAGTGAAAATGCTGTTTGGTTTAGAGAAGGGGATCAATTTTGAATAATCATCAGTGAAATGAACATGGAATTGAATTTATTGGTCATTATTTGAACAACAGTTTTTGTCACATTGCACCTTAATAATACCAAACTCAAGAAATTGATATTTTCTGTTACTGCATCCTGAACTATTTCTTATATGGATGGAAGCAAAGTCCAACGAAAAATGAAAGGGAATAAATTCAACATTACAATAAatactggggggaaaaaattcctcactACCAGCTAATTCCACCACGACAAGGATCTTCCCACTCCTATAAATGGAAGGAGAAATACATATTAATAACGATGTGTGAACAAAACACTTCCGCATCACCCAGGGCCGGACCCAGACACCTCTTAATCATCTCCAGGGGGgcgactccaccacctcctgggcaacctgctccagtgtgggaaTATTCACAGGCGTACAGTGTGAACATTATACAAATACATACAGTGAGCGTATACAGTGCAATATTCCCTGCATCCCTCACCCTCACGCCAGCAGCGGGCACGGCGCTTGCCAGGCCTGAAGCACCTGTTCGGTGGGGCTGCGGGACCGGGCAGGACAGCCGGATGGACGGCAGGAAGGGAAGGCCCCGCTCGGCAGTGCAGGACGGggcaggatggatggaggaaggaagggagtgAGGCCGCCAAGGCGAGCAGGAGCAGCGCCTCGCAGCCGTGTCCTCCCGTGCGTTGGGCTCAGCCGTGGCTCGGGTCGGCCGCTCCCACAGCTGTCCCAAAGGCTAGTGCCGACCGCGCCCCCGCATCCCTTACCTTTTTTCCCTTATCTTCTATCCCTCATCCCCCTCGGCTCCCGCCCCGTGGCCCCGCTCCCACCTGCGCCGCGCGCGCCGGCCCGCCCCTTCCGCCGCCCGCCCTCAGCCACTAGCGCCGCCGCTCCGCCAATCAGCGCCAGCCGCGGGCCGTGGGCGGGGCGGTGCGCCCGCGCGGCCGCGCAAGCCGGCTGCTGATTGACGGCCGACGCGACCAATGGGCGGGCGGCTGTCATGCTGCGGGGTGCGTGCTTCCGGAAGACATGGCCGGTGCCGGTTCCGGTGCCGGTGCCTTTCCCGCCTGCTCCCCGCTCCCCGCCAGGCGGGAATTGCCCGCAGGGATGCGGGAggctcccccagcccggggAGCCCCGGTGTGCCCGGCCCTTGGCGGCCCGGAGCTGCCGCTTGCCCGGTGAGAGCGGCTGGCGCTGACTTAGAGAGATAAACCCCCGCAGGGCACGGCCGTGGAAACAAATTTTCGCGTGTGTACGGTAGTTCCGTACTCTGTCCTACACACCCCTAGTccccctttttaaaatataatgttaataattttttgGCTGTCCCTGGAGAAAACACGAGCCAAgcgcagccccagggcagcagtgctgcagtaTGAGGGTGTTTATCTGTGTACAAGTACGTCTCCAGAGGCTCAGAGCTGATAAGGTTATTTTGAAGCAGTTTATGGAACGCTTTGTAAAGAGAGTGAGTTACTCATAACTGCAGAGCGCTGGCTCTCCGTGCCCtggcccagagctcagggattCGGGATCTCTGCAGGAATTATTCtaaaggactgtgctgcagcctgggattTATGTGCTGCTGGGATTTATGTGCTCCTTTTTCTTCGTCCTGCTCAGTTTTTATAAGCTCCATGTTTTAGAGCTGTGCACCTCATCCAGCTCTGCGAGCCCAagctctaaaaataaattaatctgttTCTCGGTCTCAAGGATTTTGATGGTTTTAAAGTAACAGTAACTGGAGGTAACTTTGCAGCTGTAGAATGAAATGACATGAGTAGTAGTTTGATGACTGTTTTGGCTGttagggctgcagagcagcacaccTTGCTGAGCAAGGCACATTGAAAATGGGACTTCTTCCCTTTGGCTTGGGGCTTTATAAGTCTTGCATTGCTTAATAGCAGCCTGAACATGATCAGTTTATTAATTAGGATATAAAATATCCAGGAGAAATCAGCATTTCCTCTGTGCAAATGAAACCTGTAAGCAATTACGCACTGCTGCGCAGTAAAAAAAACGTGTATCCACCAAGTGGGTGTGTCCAGAGATCCCGTGTTCACAGTCTGATCCACCAGATGGCCTTTGGAATATTGTGACAATAGTCCTCTACACTGTGGCTGCGGTTCTTGAAGGTATATTTATGTGTGATTGAAATAAATGTTGTGTCTCCAAATTCTCTTCAGTCCTTATCCTTCTGTTATCCTCAAGTAGTGTTTCTACAAAACCAAAGTCATGTATTCAGCCATGCTGCTTGTCACCTGTAGTTTTATTGTGTTCAAGTCTGATGATGAGACTCATCATGGTTTCTGTTTCTCTACAAGCTGGCTGCAGAATTCCCATCAGAAGACATTTTTCTAGTCACAGCTTCCCCAGTTATAAAAGCTGTAACTAATTTCAAGCAGGTAAGAGAGACTTCATTCTTCTTGCAGTAAGAAATGTTCAAAGTTTATTTGTGTAGGTAATTCAGAACCCAGTGGTGAAGATGTTCATGACTTTGAGCTTGTTTTCATATTAGTGTGATTGCAGTGGTGTTAGTAAGACTGACAGGCTATTTTACAATGATCAGTAACTGTGAATATATTCACACCATTCAGGCAAAGGTTAAACCAGGTCCTTACAGGACTGAAGTGTGTTCAGAGTTACTGAAGCTTTATTTCACTGCT
It encodes:
- the RECQL gene encoding ATP-dependent DNA helicase Q1; amino-acid sequence: MTAVAVLEEVLVSIENELQAVEMQIQELVDKQQELLQKKMRVKNLIKQSSGDVEAGGSKDTETSAEEWNKKDFPWYEKIKTALQSQFKLQKFRSLQLETVNAAMAGKDIFLVMPTGGGKSLCYQLPAVCSDGFTLVICPLISLMEDQLMVLEQLGISAALLNASSSKEHVKWVHTEMLKKNSQLKLIYVTPEKIAKSKMFMSKLEKAYQAGCLARIAVDEVHCCSQWGHDFRPDYKSLGILKRQFPNTPLIGLTATATNHVLKDAQSILHVQKCITFTASFNRPNLYYEVRHKPSNNEDFIEDIVKTINGRYKGLSGIVYCFSQKDSEQVTMSLQKLGIKAGTYHANMDPKYKTKVHKGWATNQIQVVVATVAFGMGIDKPDVRFVIHHSMSKSMENYYQESGRAGRDDQKADCILYYGFGDIFRISSMVVMENVGQEKLYDMVSYCQNMSKCRRVLIAHHFDEVWDSANCNRMCDNCCRENACEKLDVTGYCRDLIKILEQADSMNEKLTPLKLIDAWSGKGVSKFRVPEVTPPKHPREELERIIAHFLLQQYLKEDFSFTAFATISYLKVGPKARLLKNEGHVITIEGITNSKSGSKVKPSQSSNSEGSRENAQAGSKTVQDSGLKKSQEHKRPSCSPNLKAKKPKLQEGARDQPVVID